Proteins from one Rhineura floridana isolate rRhiFlo1 chromosome 16, rRhiFlo1.hap2, whole genome shotgun sequence genomic window:
- the LOC133371334 gene encoding Krueppel-like factor 5 isoform X3, whose translation MTYGDPMNPRPPIACHEPPCSDLARSEMDKYLSGQVSAVPKVQDKKYRRESASVVDEYFSTEKPSSAPYSVNINVILPDTTHLRTGLYRPPKPLVPFPQIKMEPGTSFAQPCSSPAGATQTLPDFTSVFSMPQSVAASNIFVKQEMPSEIPLSSGPQPSLVYQLPVSSSSGQMATMAHSTCGTTAISTINGVAMSTGSSMLDSRPLSRPIQPRGQVKPFQVASEGHGGFNMPGEFYPVPGVNLPPSPPNSQPGSPENQPELINTISPPPPYEATFGLKVPVTAQVPSLPNGLGTLSQGHIILQTPKYNRRNNPELEKRRIHHCDYPGMVMLAAKAAFRQGVPEISETITILCTLPEGQQSLICHSKNKGSRGPYFLDHEWDTCGSPDAAGLPSPTLATAEESPTTSGGIQVPHSSSKNKNCWSIC comes from the exons atgacttatggcgaccctatgaatccgcgacctccaatagcatgtcatgaaccaccctgttcagatctt GCCCGCTCCGAAATGGACAAGTACCTTTCTGGCCAAGTGTCCGCAGTTCCTAAGGTGCAGGACAAGAAGTATCGTCGGGAGAGCGCCTCGGTGGTAGACGAGTATTTCTCCACAGAGAAGCCTTCTTCTGCACCCTACAGCGTGAATATAAACGTGATCCTACCAGACACCACCCACCTGCGCACGGGGCTCTACCGGCCCCCCAAGCCCCTCGTGCCCTTTCCCCAGATCAAAATGGAACCTGGAACCTCCTTTGCCCAACCCTGCTCATCCCCTGCCGGGGCAACCCAGACTCTGCCCGACTTCACCAGCGTCTTCAGCATGCCGCAGTCAGTGGCAGCCAGCAATATCTTTGTAAAGCAAGAGATGCCCTCAGAAATCCCTCTTTCCTCTGGTCCACAGCCGAGCCTGGTTTACCAGTTGccagtcagcagcagcagtgggcagATGGCCACGATGGCCCATTCCACGTGTGGCACCACAGCCATCAGCACCATCAACGGCGTCGCTATGTCCACTGGCAGCTCCATGCTGGACTCCAGACCCCTTTCTCGGCCCATCCAGCCCAGAGGGCAAGTCAAGCCGTTCCAAGTGGCTTCCGAAGGGCATGGTGGTTTCAACATGCCAGGGGAATTCTACCCTGTACCGGGAGTGAATCTGCCCCCTTCGCCTCCCAACTCACAGCCCGGCAGCCCTGAGAACCAACCAGAGCTCATCAACACCATCTCTCCTCCACCGCCATACGAAGCCACCTTTGGACTGAAAGTGCCAGTGACAGCACAGGTCCCCTCACTTCCAAACGGCCTCGGGACCCTCTCCCAGGGGCACATCATCCTACAGACACCCAAATACAACAGGAGGAACAACCCGGAGCTGGAGAAGAGGAGGATCCACCACTGTGATTATCCTGGTATGGTCATGTTGGCAGCAAAAGCTGCTTTTAGACAAGGAGTGCCTGAAATTTCAGAAACAATCACCATACTCTGCACACTTCCAGAGGGGCAGCAGAGTTTAATTTGTCACAGCAAAAACAAAGGCTCCAGAGGCCCCTATTTTCTCGACCATGAGTGGGACACCTGTGGCTCAcctgatgctgctggactcccatcTCCCACGCTGGCTACAGCGGAGgagagtccaacgacatctggggggatccaggttcctcactcctcctccaaaaATAAGAACTGCTGGAGCATCTGTTAA
- the LOC133371334 gene encoding Krueppel-like factor 5 isoform X4, whose product MWQLIYKDADCRFARSEMDKYLSGQVSAVPKVQDKKYRRESASVVDEYFSTEKPSSAPYSVNINVILPDTTHLRTGLYRPPKPLVPFPQIKMEPGTSFAQPCSSPAGATQTLPDFTSVFSMPQSVAASNIFVKQEMPSEIPLSSGPQPSLVYQLPVSSSSGQMATMAHSTCGTTAISTINGVAMSTGSSMLDSRPLSRPIQPRGQVKPFQVASEGHGGFNMPGEFYPVPGVNLPPSPPNSQPGSPENQPELINTISPPPPYEATFGLKVPVTAQVPSLPNGLGTLSQGHIILQTPKYNRRNNPELEKRRIHHCDYPGMVMLAAKAAFRQGVPEISETITILCTLPEGQQSLICHSKNKGSRGPYFLDHEWDTCGSPDAAGLPSPTLATAEESPTTSGGIQVPHSSSKNKNCWSIC is encoded by the coding sequence GCCCGCTCCGAAATGGACAAGTACCTTTCTGGCCAAGTGTCCGCAGTTCCTAAGGTGCAGGACAAGAAGTATCGTCGGGAGAGCGCCTCGGTGGTAGACGAGTATTTCTCCACAGAGAAGCCTTCTTCTGCACCCTACAGCGTGAATATAAACGTGATCCTACCAGACACCACCCACCTGCGCACGGGGCTCTACCGGCCCCCCAAGCCCCTCGTGCCCTTTCCCCAGATCAAAATGGAACCTGGAACCTCCTTTGCCCAACCCTGCTCATCCCCTGCCGGGGCAACCCAGACTCTGCCCGACTTCACCAGCGTCTTCAGCATGCCGCAGTCAGTGGCAGCCAGCAATATCTTTGTAAAGCAAGAGATGCCCTCAGAAATCCCTCTTTCCTCTGGTCCACAGCCGAGCCTGGTTTACCAGTTGccagtcagcagcagcagtgggcagATGGCCACGATGGCCCATTCCACGTGTGGCACCACAGCCATCAGCACCATCAACGGCGTCGCTATGTCCACTGGCAGCTCCATGCTGGACTCCAGACCCCTTTCTCGGCCCATCCAGCCCAGAGGGCAAGTCAAGCCGTTCCAAGTGGCTTCCGAAGGGCATGGTGGTTTCAACATGCCAGGGGAATTCTACCCTGTACCGGGAGTGAATCTGCCCCCTTCGCCTCCCAACTCACAGCCCGGCAGCCCTGAGAACCAACCAGAGCTCATCAACACCATCTCTCCTCCACCGCCATACGAAGCCACCTTTGGACTGAAAGTGCCAGTGACAGCACAGGTCCCCTCACTTCCAAACGGCCTCGGGACCCTCTCCCAGGGGCACATCATCCTACAGACACCCAAATACAACAGGAGGAACAACCCGGAGCTGGAGAAGAGGAGGATCCACCACTGTGATTATCCTGGTATGGTCATGTTGGCAGCAAAAGCTGCTTTTAGACAAGGAGTGCCTGAAATTTCAGAAACAATCACCATACTCTGCACACTTCCAGAGGGGCAGCAGAGTTTAATTTGTCACAGCAAAAACAAAGGCTCCAGAGGCCCCTATTTTCTCGACCATGAGTGGGACACCTGTGGCTCAcctgatgctgctggactcccatcTCCCACGCTGGCTACAGCGGAGgagagtccaacgacatctggggggatccaggttcctcactcctcctccaaaaATAAGAACTGCTGGAGCATCTGTTAA
- the LOC133371334 gene encoding Krueppel-like factor 5 isoform X5, with protein sequence MDKYLSGQVSAVPKVQDKKYRRESASVVDEYFSTEKPSSAPYSVNINVILPDTTHLRTGLYRPPKPLVPFPQIKMEPGTSFAQPCSSPAGATQTLPDFTSVFSMPQSVAASNIFVKQEMPSEIPLSSGPQPSLVYQLPVSSSSGQMATMAHSTCGTTAISTINGVAMSTGSSMLDSRPLSRPIQPRGQVKPFQVASEGHGGFNMPGEFYPVPGVNLPPSPPNSQPGSPENQPELINTISPPPPYEATFGLKVPVTAQVPSLPNGLGTLSQGHIILQTPKYNRRNNPELEKRRIHHCDYPGMVMLAAKAAFRQGVPEISETITILCTLPEGQQSLICHSKNKGSRGPYFLDHEWDTCGSPDAAGLPSPTLATAEESPTTSGGIQVPHSSSKNKNCWSIC encoded by the coding sequence ATGGACAAGTACCTTTCTGGCCAAGTGTCCGCAGTTCCTAAGGTGCAGGACAAGAAGTATCGTCGGGAGAGCGCCTCGGTGGTAGACGAGTATTTCTCCACAGAGAAGCCTTCTTCTGCACCCTACAGCGTGAATATAAACGTGATCCTACCAGACACCACCCACCTGCGCACGGGGCTCTACCGGCCCCCCAAGCCCCTCGTGCCCTTTCCCCAGATCAAAATGGAACCTGGAACCTCCTTTGCCCAACCCTGCTCATCCCCTGCCGGGGCAACCCAGACTCTGCCCGACTTCACCAGCGTCTTCAGCATGCCGCAGTCAGTGGCAGCCAGCAATATCTTTGTAAAGCAAGAGATGCCCTCAGAAATCCCTCTTTCCTCTGGTCCACAGCCGAGCCTGGTTTACCAGTTGccagtcagcagcagcagtgggcagATGGCCACGATGGCCCATTCCACGTGTGGCACCACAGCCATCAGCACCATCAACGGCGTCGCTATGTCCACTGGCAGCTCCATGCTGGACTCCAGACCCCTTTCTCGGCCCATCCAGCCCAGAGGGCAAGTCAAGCCGTTCCAAGTGGCTTCCGAAGGGCATGGTGGTTTCAACATGCCAGGGGAATTCTACCCTGTACCGGGAGTGAATCTGCCCCCTTCGCCTCCCAACTCACAGCCCGGCAGCCCTGAGAACCAACCAGAGCTCATCAACACCATCTCTCCTCCACCGCCATACGAAGCCACCTTTGGACTGAAAGTGCCAGTGACAGCACAGGTCCCCTCACTTCCAAACGGCCTCGGGACCCTCTCCCAGGGGCACATCATCCTACAGACACCCAAATACAACAGGAGGAACAACCCGGAGCTGGAGAAGAGGAGGATCCACCACTGTGATTATCCTGGTATGGTCATGTTGGCAGCAAAAGCTGCTTTTAGACAAGGAGTGCCTGAAATTTCAGAAACAATCACCATACTCTGCACACTTCCAGAGGGGCAGCAGAGTTTAATTTGTCACAGCAAAAACAAAGGCTCCAGAGGCCCCTATTTTCTCGACCATGAGTGGGACACCTGTGGCTCAcctgatgctgctggactcccatcTCCCACGCTGGCTACAGCGGAGgagagtccaacgacatctggggggatccaggttcctcactcctcctccaaaaATAAGAACTGCTGGAGCATCTGTTAA